The following nucleotide sequence is from Silurus meridionalis isolate SWU-2019-XX chromosome 5, ASM1480568v1, whole genome shotgun sequence.
CCTCCCATGGCAGGTGGCATGCCCATGTTTACCATCAAGGGGTTGGTGGGGGGTCGTACAGGGGCAGGGCCCGGCTGCACGCCAAGGTTCATGCCAGCAAAACCCTGTGTCATCATGTTGACTggaactggaaaaaaaaggtgtttcaGGAAGGAAGTAATccatattcaaatatattacattttgtaaGATCCATTTTGGAAAATATATTTGCAGCTTTCCAACCAAAATATTACTTGTAGTAAAGTGTTTGTAGAAAACTGATCAAAGATAAGTTACAGCTTAAAAGATCCAATCAATAATCCAACATTTTAAGCATATGTGGTAACCAGGGCGATTATGAAATTGACTGTAACCTTGTTATCAGAGGCAGACATTTTGTCGTGCTGTGTTTCTATGCAGTGTTGAGTCATTACCATGCTGCTGCATCATGTTGAGTGTGGGCTGACTTGGTTTCGGGGGCTGCATGCCAGGTCCCAGGTAGTCCAGACTGATGTTGAGATTGGAATCAGACCAAGTGGATGGCACGGAGGCCTTCTTGGCTTCATGTTTCTGCACAGAATGCTGAGGCACCAGTGGAGTTCCCATACTCTGCAGAGGCTTAACCCCAAAGAGGAAAACAACAGAGGTTTAAAAACTGAGGATGACCACTGCACCAAATGAATGACCGAGACGATGTCCTATTCAAGCCACCTAATTCAACTGTactaatgatttatttacaaGATAGGAGTTTTACATGGTCaggggcatttttttttaatatcacttGCATTTGGAAtttatttgctaaaaaaaaaaaaaagaaaagaaaaaaaattcctcaaaagaagaagaaaaataaaaagtcagaaaACGGGTCGGTGTGAAAAATTCTAGTGATTGAAGCAAAATCTCTTGAGGTTATCAGGTTTCTTGACAGTTATTAGTCTATAACAATGATGACTAAGaagctttgttttattgtttgcacgtgtgtgtgtgtgtgtgtgtgtgtgtgtgtgtgtgtgtgtgtgtgtgtgtggtgggggatatactttttttctttagccaAACAAATGTTGCCATTTTAAAGTAGGTCAGGTTTTTAGCATGCAAATATCATCTTTACATGAGgcttttgtttcagtttaatgaTTTTCTGACTCAAACTTGTTCTTCTTCATTCTGCTAGGCTCTGTGATGGGTGTCCCAGGGGGGCAGGGGTTGGTGGATAATGTGAAGGGGGTGGGTGGAAATTGTACCAGTGCTGTTTGTTAACCCTCCTTTGTCTCGCTTTCATGTTCTTCTGCTCTCAAAACCGCCTGCTCAAACTCTCAACCGATATTGTCTTTCCTTGGGTAAATCTTGTTTATTGAGCTTTTCCACTCTAAGCATACCGTATTAATTATGTTACAGATGGGCGTTCAGATGTTTTACTCGGTATACTCTATACACCCTAATGTGGTTTTAGAGGCGAAATATGAAGGGAATGTAAATCATGGCACGTGCTCGAGATTTTATGTTACAATTGCATACGTTTTAACTGCATATTACATAAACTTACAAATCAAATCAGACCAAGTTACTACAAATCAATCAGAACATCCCACTTAGAGGCTATTAACATGTTAACAAGAGTCTGCTCCACCACAAATGTCTCCAAACCTGAGTAGCTTTTATTACACTTGGTGGTTTGAGAAGAAAGTCGTTGCAAGCTGAAAGACTCACGGTCAATGCCAAATTTGTGAAAGATCAGTTAACTGTAAGAAATGCGTATAACAATAAGTGGAAGTTACACACACCTGAGATTTGGACATGGGAAGAGTACTGGTCATGGAGAAGTTTATGCTTTGGGAAGCGCTGATGTTGGTGTTAAGAGAAGGACCCATGAGGTCAAAAAGATCAGCAGAGGGCACTGTGGAGGCAGAAGCAGGTGCATACAGGTTTGTTGTTGCAGGGTTTACAGGCGGAGGGGCCGACTGCACATCTGAAAACGCGTTCCACTCTCCAAAATCTCCATTTCCACTAGGTGCTGAGGCTAAGTGGACAAAAAGGTTTTAATGAATTGCTCGAAATTAAATCACATGCTATAagttggatttgttaatgttgAGAGtggaatttaatttttttttatactgcatTAAAGCACCTTTAACTATAATAAACTGATGATAAAGATCAACCACTGCAAAATGCAGTATCTGAAAATAAATCTACATAATCCTAGGCCTGAGCATCAGATTTAATCCAGCTCATTTCCCTTTCTCCCAAGCAGACCGTGGGAGATGTTTTGCCCAACACAAGTTGAAATGTGTCTGTCCTCATTAGCTTTAGCACAGAGCTCAACCATATGGCTTGCCCTCCTTTTCCTTTTCAATATTTAAGAGCTTTATGCTCTCTGGTTTTCATAAAAAGGCATATGATGACGACAACAGGCGATGGCCCCGTTGCAAATACCAACAGCCTTCTGTTACATTTGTGTCACTTGCTCGAAATAGctgaagtgcaaaaaaaaaaagtacgtGCTAGGAGGGgggagttttttccttctcttgagGATTAAAATTCAAACTACTTTAATCGAACAATTCGATATATCAGGTCatgaaagtaataaatatttacGTTAAAGTATCTTATAGGtcattagtttaaataaaaacccatGAATCATTTTATCATAAACATTATAAGTAAACATAAGTGCGAGCAAATATACAGGCAttccaaataaaatgaaaagtgaaTGTTGCtcataataatttgaataacttttttttttgttacatgtttataatatgcttacattgttttttaaataatatatcaaGTCTTATTGCTAAATGGGTTGTTATAATGACAACACCAATAACACCCGTGCAACTCAATGCTAAATTTCTGATGTACTGTTAATATGTGCTTACCAGCTGTTGTAGGAAGACTGGCTGTAGCTGCAGCTGATGAGAAATCTGCAAAACCTCCAAACAGGTCTGAGCGTAAATCTAGACAagagcagagagaaagaaaaaataataaagattttaaaacaagCACTGTCCTCCAACACAGTCCCCACCCATTACCCACCTGCACCAACACAATGACCAACCATTACCCACCTGCACCAACACAGTCCCCACCCATTACccacctgctccaaaacaatccCCACCCATTACCCACCTGTACCAACACAATTCCACCCATGCAGGTGGGTAATGGGTGGggattgttttggagcaggtggTAGCTCCAAAACAATCCCCACCCATTACCCACCTGCACCAACACAGTCCCCACCCATTAGCCACCTGCTCCAAAACAGTCCCCACCCATTACCCACCTGCACCAACAGAGTCCCCACCCATTACCCACTTGCACTAGAGTCCCTAACCATTACCCACCTGCACCAACAGAGTCCCTACCCATTACCCACCTGCTCCGAAACAATCCCCACCTGCACCAACACAGTCCCCACCCATTACCCACTTGATCCACCACAGTCCACACACAGTACCCACCTACACCACAGTCTTCAACCGGTACCCACCTGCTTCAACACAGCACCCCACCCATTAACCACCTGCTCAATCACTTCCAAGTCAAAATCCACCTGCTCAAACACAGTCCGCACCCAGCACCCACCTGCTTAAACCATACTCCCAGCCAGTACCCTACTGCTCCAACACGTTCCCATTCAGTTCCTGCCTGCTACAAAGCACTGTCTTCACCCAGTATCCGCCTTCTCTAACAAATGCTTGTAATTGCTTTGACAACAAACGTTAGatatttctgtatgttttttttccatgggTTGGTAAATATAGCATGCAAATGACCAGTCTGACCATCAGATTATTACAACTTGAGGGCACCTAGTTCAAACCTGCACCGAGGGAGCAGCATAGTGCCCTGCATCTCATGGTCAGGGTCTATTCCTCGAATAGCTTAAGATCCCTCTTTcacttaaatttttttggttGAAATGTACCATTAAATGCAGATCGGAGAGTACCAAGATTTCATCTTGCTATCGGGCTTAACATTACAAACCCTGAATTTTATATCCACTGTAAAATACATGCAAGTATGTAACTATGACACCGCTTCACTTTGCTCTATAAATACCTTTAGAGGAAATAAGACTGGCTGTTGGCTTGTTTTCTGCCCACACAAACTGTCCTTGTTTCTTGTTGGATTTAGTCAAATGTGGTTAGAAAACTGATGCTGAGAGACAGAAGCAGCTGTTTGACTGATGTATATTAGGAAAGTGGAGAAAGAGATAGGGAGAAATGAGAACGACACATCTGCTCAGCACTCCACCTCCACATGGGACCACTCTAACATCTGGTCCTGGCAACTAACTGCTCCAGTGGACAGGGGCTACAGGACAGCCCATCTGGTGCACTTTGCGCACATGCACGCTTGTGCACACTCATGTgcgtgcccacacacacacacacacacacacacacacacacacacacacacacacacacacacacacacacacagccttcaAAACCACAACGCCAGGTGATGACACTTATCATCTTCCGTAAGCATCACCATGGAAGTCCTTAAACTATTTGCTTTAAATAAGACTGAATTGCAGTAaattatatgatttaaaaacGCATAAACTGCAAACATGGGGCAAACCTAGATATTCCTCATTACTAGGAATTATATGAACACTTGTGTGCGAAATAACCTGTAGAAGCTGGCTTCACCGGTGTAGAATCTGCCATGAACAAATCCACAAGACCACCACTGGACTGATTTGTACCTGAGACAGTTGGCTgatgaaaagaagagaaacatGATTTATGGCATATAATCAATGTTGTGGATTCTCTGAGTACAGTGCTTATCCATGTTTatcatgtgattttattttacagcagtgtgtttCCATGTTCCGGACTTCACGTCAATTAAACTGCGTTACTGATGTCATACCAACTGACAACTATAAAgggctaaataaaaaaataaaaaatttattaccTTGGTGGCATTTGTGTTTGTGGCAGATTTATCACCAGTGTAATGGGCAGCTGCCCCCAGGTCTATAGTTTTTGAAGGGGTGGATGCCTTCTTTCGCGTAGCAGTAGTCTCAGTGGCCTGAACAATCTGAACACTTTTGGTCGTCACGGTCTCCTCTTCATCTTTAAATTCATTTCTGCCCGACTGCCTGCTACGGaactctttatttctctcctcctctgtcTCACTTGAAGATGAAGAAAATAGTAGTTTCAAATGTTTGCATACATTCTCTCGATGTGCACAATCACAATGATTAGAAAGACAAAATGTTGAAGAGACCTTGTGCAAATGCAAATTATAATTGAAAACGGTGTTATGCAAATATTTTGAAAAGCATGCAGCAAAATGATGCAaccacccctacacacacacacacacacacacacacacacacacacacacacacacacacacacacacacacacacacacacacacacacacacaagatcccATGCCAACTCTATAGGAAAGTTTTAGTTTTTATGTTATTATCGATTAATTTGAATTTATGGTTTATGTCAatgttaaaacaatattttttacaatttcactTTGGTTTGGCTAGCTTCTGTAGTCATGTAAAGCCCCCCCCCCCAACTTGGGAAATACAACATGGCAGCATGCTCTGACGAAACCAATAAACTTGGTCTGGGTTTGCAACTTCAGATGTTGTAAGCCTGCTGTAAAACCTCTGTGAAGATTGTAGCAACCAGGGAAAGCAGTACAACTAATTTATACCAGCACCTCACTGTGTCCCATATGATAAGCAGGATGGAAGATATTACTGATGCTGTGGTGTGTTCCATCGGCAGACATTTTGCCCATACATGAAGTTGAAAAGCCTGGATTTATTCATACGCTCAAAATAATCGACCCTAAATTGAAACTGAGCTGACGTCCTACTTGTTGTCCCCAGATACAGACAAAGACACTGAGCCACTTCAGTGGTGGAACAACATAAGCCTTAGTAATCTGGCCAAGAAGTACCTCTCTATTTCTGCTACAAGGGCTCCATCAGAGAGGGTCTTCAGCACGAGTGGGGGCATTGTAACATGCCACAGGAAATGATTGAGGCGTGTCTCAATATTGATGTAGTGGACAGGCTTGTATttcttgctaaaaaaaaacttgtaaaaTGCCCTCTGGCACCTGTTCAATTTTATTTAGCATGTAAGGTGCATGTTGAACTGGTTTACAAAATTCTCtctagggatttttttttcttcaggtaactatttattttataaaaaggtTACTGAAATTAAGTCTACAGTTTGCGCTTTACAATTCCCTCATATTTTGTTAGATTACTTTACTTTGCTAAAATAACCAGAAGTTGTCTACACTCGTGAAAGTTTGCACTTTATTAAACCCGAAAAAGGTTTTTATGTTGTATTGATTATTGTTTTTCTAAAGTAACACAAAAACTTGTTTGTGAGAGTAAGTTTGCACatttagtacaaaaaaaaaaagcagttcatgtttggttaatttgtttttgctcaaaaaacaaaaaaaaaatcaaaattccCCAGAGATTCAATGCTCTAAGTGCAGCATTTGACAGTTAATCCAGACACCTAATCCAACTCATGGGGGTCTTAACATTTATGACTAGCTCATGTGTGTTGGGAGCAGGAAAAAGCTGAAAATCATCAGAAGAATGGGAAACAATGACTGGAGTGTAGTATTCTTATGCCTTTCCCCAGGTTGATGTGCTCAGTTTTAAATGTGTGTCACAATAGAAGCAAAAGAACCTGAAGCACTGACCCGAATCTCTCTGGGGAGTCATCTCTGTCTTTCTTGCGGAATGTGTTTATAGTGTCATTAATTGTGCTGCCGATCTTGTCGCCGATCTCTCCCAGTTTCTCACTAAACGGGAAAGTGCCTTTATTGTTTTCCCAGTCATCGTCCCACTTGGAGCGCGATTCGTACCTGTCAGCACCTTCAACGAacataaaagaacaaaatgaacacattaacggtcaggttttttttccagtcaatTGAATTACACAATGAGTGTAATTAAACAGTCAGTTTAAAGAGAGATAAACACGATTGCAAAACTTACAAGTAAAACTTGTTTTACCCTTTGGTACTGCAATAGctgaatcatttaaaaatgccTATGAGATCTTGGGCCATCCTATCATTGTTTTGTAATAGTGAGCCACTACCCACCTCATCCTCCACATCAACAAGCCAAttcttttgcattaaaaaatagaaaCCGAAAAACCAAGAAACTCTCGGCCTGCATCAGCAAGAATTtggaggtgtacaggtgttccgaATACAaagagatatatataaatatattttagaaataataGATTTACATTCACAATTTACAGAGGGAGGAAATGTGTAATGTGCAGTGAGAGGAAACATTAATGGCTTTAAAATAGTTTGTTTTGGCATCTACTAAGTAAATACAGCAGCGACCAATTCAGAGGAATCATTAGATCGCACTTTAATAGCACAACTATTACCAATATATGTTTTGCCACTATGTGTATACAACGAAAGAGTAAAtgaaacagttttttaaaagaatCACAGAAACATGGAGCTTTGACTGATgagagattatatatatatatatatatatatatatatatatatatatatatatatatatatacatatacacacacacatacacacacatacatacaaaaaaacaacgaaTGGGCAGTAAAGTAATGAAATGAttaactttaaataattaaatatatatgctGTCATGTGGTTAAGGACATAGATTCCTACTGGCAATCAAAATAAAGCCAGTTTACTCATCCGTCAAAACAAACCTCCTGAGAGGATGAGAAAATcagaagaaaggagagagaaagaaccacCATGGAATCACACATGATAAACAACTCCCCAGTCATAGCACATCCAATTTACGTGCAAGAGTCCCTGCTGAGCATTAGGATGGAAGTGAGTGACTGagtatgagaaagagagagagagagaaaatggggCAAATCATTTCTGAGAGCAGGACTCACCGTATCTGAAGTCCCCCATGCTATCAGAGGACACGCCGATATATTTGTCCCTGTTTTTCTTGGccttcttcctctcctctctcagTCTGTCATCGTCTTGCACAAACTCTACCATCTCCTTTACCTTCTGCCGCACGTTGATGCCTTGGTCCTTCCCATTCTCATCTGCAAAAATGACCTCTTGCTGGCTTTAATCTCTTTAAGACTATGCCTGCTGTGCAAAGCAATATCTATGCATGGCAACAATCTGATGTACAAAACTTCATGAGGCACAATTCGGTCAAAACGTTTTTCATCGGCAAATATGTCAAAAGGAGCTAGTTTCGCGTTTGGCCCAAGACTGAAATTActatacaatattatttatatatatatatatatatatatatatatatatatatatatatatatatatatatatatatatatatatatatatatatatacacaatatattattacaaaGTTTAGTTACGATGTAATAATGGGAGCGttgtaaataatcaaataatttgcatttattaacTATGACAAGGATTTTGGCAAACCATGATTCATCATGATTTACTACACTGTTTGCATTGAGCACTCTCGGTCTAGTTGCACCTTGTATCTTTctagaaaatgttcatgtaatAGATccagattaataaataaataaactccaagGAATATTTGAatcttcaaaaacaaaaaggggTTCTGTTACTTGTATTAAAAGGTACTGCTGTGCAGTGCCTAAATATTAATTGTTAATCATTTACTCTAAAACGGGTAGGAActttctttagaaaattaagaataaataaagacaattctgattgtaaaaaaacatacatttttatataaatagcaAAAGATGACTGAGGGTGACGTATGGTGGCAACCCCGTGCCAAAAAATCTGAGCGCAATTATCGGGGCTCTTTTTAAGTTTACAGAATGATAAATTACAACCACTAAATAGGaaataggaaaataaatgtgca
It contains:
- the clint1a gene encoding clathrin interactor 1a; this encodes MLNMWKVRELVDKATNVVMNYSEIESKVREATNDDPWGPSGQLMGEIAKSTFMYEQFPEVMNMLWFRMLKDNKKNWRRVYKSLLLLGYLVRNGSERVVTSTREHLYDLRSIESYHCIDENGKDQGINVRQKVKEMVEFVQDDDRLREERKKAKKNRDKYIGVSSDSMGDFRYGADRYESRSKWDDDWENNKGTFPFSEKLGEIGDKIGSTINDTINTFRKKDRDDSPERFGETEEERNKEFRSRQSGRNEFKDEEETVTTKSVQIVQATETTATRKKASTPSKTIDLGAAAHYTGDKSATNTNATKPTVSGTNQSSGGLVDLFMADSTPVKPASTDLRSDLFGGFADFSSAAATASLPTTAASAPSGNGDFGEWNAFSDVQSAPPPVNPATTNLYAPASASTVPSADLFDLMGPSLNTNISASQSINFSMTSTLPMSKSQPLQSMGTPLVPQHSVQKHEAKKASVPSTWSDSNLNISLDYLGPGMQPPKPSQPTLNMMQQHVPVNMMTQGFAGMNLGVQPGPAPVRPPTNPLMVNMGMPPAMGGGAMGVAPMGGLPLNQGMMGMNMNMGMPGAVGMGMGMSVPGINMSSAMAQPKHDAFADFANFGK